A window of the Dictyostelium discoideum AX4 chromosome 4 chromosome, whole genome shotgun sequence genome harbors these coding sequences:
- the ndrC gene encoding NDR family protein kinase has product MSRKENLNRSSSSNSIEFNRDRDRDSSNISNSSNINCNNSSQTPPIPQHNSLSGRSKHSSPIHSLKKKGSLVRQGIEDLFSSLSVDTHSSSNSNNNSSSNNNNNNNNHNINSSSESSTPTTPRSSFTPQVTMNSNQSSGNNSPQLSSRSSSQSTLIPSNEPTKSLAKFFLLAQQVDYVGDSSSTLLPVENLGLLSIQWKTYFTIGLNSTTTGYDVLKYISIKTNRDLKSLTLADSDGKIIDNDYILTQQRCKKFVVVEDLNIDDLKMKQLNHLQQLPPPSQQQLPPPQSHQQQLLQQQLQQRLQNQNQNQNNNSNSNSNSSSSSSCSTPQSIVSQQQKLHQMLLNQQQIQSSQSTTPTNSSQKSSPNKVTDHQHVENCNFTSPSPSSPSSPSSPSSGMILDGFNLDGNGGRPTPLIITPSSPSSMRKNPPAIPPRSPSSFSGGSPLNNILLNNTELISEPVTTTTTTTTTTSSSSSLSVTTTISNPNYTQNLPTTPLSNSSSNNNNNGSFITLQDTTNNKSIINNNRESPPESPMGSRKSSGSSNTTSSTTNTTTPSSSSLTTSSGKESRDRDSKDKEKDLIGSGNNNNNNNNNNNNNNNNNKVEKEKENYCKFLDAVNSFNMVGNNGVLFNGEANRNMKLTNAQEEKCKILDNYFNHYYQELFKYLHQRHRRIKTIEDFTVESRMDRQGAEQWMKKQFEKETNFLRNKRAGMKLKEFKILTQIGKGGFGQVFLAQKKDTGDIVTLKRLKKQTVEWANQRNQVSQEKSVMLVDNKWITKLLYSFQDANYLYLAMEYHCGGDFRALLNNLGTLSEDEARFYMIEMIEAISSLHEMGIVHRDCKPSNFVLDKLGHIKLIDFGLSKEGIEKRNGWNKATMNELRKSCLSASFTSNTMKAASAYLSGGTNVMAYRRPIAHSAVGSPEYMSPEIVNDQGYDMTCDYWSLGCVFVEMLCGFNPFCADTPNDVFINILRWKETLDWPLFTQELSVEAADLLKNMLMEQPHRLGGKGKQDFKNHPFFKNHNWDEIVNGQVKPPFVPKVESDIDTSYFEDAVNNDSSTWDIDDNDCGGYGSGGYGGGGPQARDPFNNLKIPFFTYRKSSALSLSMSSEIAQSLNYNNGNTYSNYTSNNNNNNLHNNQIHEKNGNSGYNHFHFDSIEQQNQYQLSLLSPNSSDKSIGMIQYIKKFRYQQLQQQLQQHFQQQNHLQQLKSNHRKSPTRQLISSLLYKGDDKTSILQNYSSQSQPSLANQLQSSSSSPSPSLQSQSQSPSLQSSSKSTPNLSSSLLENPVKEELEYKNQTENEVEIKKENESEEIQSLRDQLKEIIIYEDYDQEYSI; this is encoded by the exons ATGAGTCgtaaagaaaatttaaatagaagtagtagtagtaatagtataGAATTTAatagagatagagatagagatagtagtaatatcagtaatagtagtaatataaattgtaataatagtagtcaAACTCCACCTATTCCACAACATAATAGTTTAAGTGGTAGGTCAAAGCATTCGTCACCAATACATagtttaaagaaaaaaggtTCATTAGTTAGACAAGGTATTGAAGATTTATTTAGTTCACTTAGTGTGGATACACATTcaagtagtaatagtaataataatagtagtagtaataataataataataataataaccataatattaatagttcaTCGGAATCATCAACTCCTACAACACCAAGATCATCTTTTACACCTCAAGTTACAATGAATAGTAATCAaagtagtggtaataattcaCCTCAGTTATCAAGTAGATCTAGTTCACAATCAACTTTAATACCCTCAAATGAACCAACT aaatcattggcaaaattttttttattagcaCAACAAGTTGATTATGTTGGTGATTCAAGTTCAACTTTATTACCAGTTGAAAATTTAGGATTATTAAGTATACAATGGAAAACATATTTCACAATTGGATTGAATTCAACTACTACTGGATATGacgttttaaaatatatatcaattaaaactaatagagatttaaaatcattaacatTGGCAGATTCAGATGGTAAAatcattgataatgattataTATTAACTCAACAACGTTGTAAAAAATTTGTTGTAgttgaagatttaaatattgatgatttaaaaatgaaacaattaaatcatttacaacaactaccaccaccatcacaacaacaattaccaccaccacaatcacaccaacaacaattattgcaacaacaattacaacaaagattacaaaatcaaaatcaaaatcaaaataataattcaaattcaaattcaaattcaagcTCAAGTTCATCATGTTCAACACCACAATCTATAgtatcacaacaacaaaaattacATCAAATGctattaaatcaacaacaaattcaatcatCACAAAGTACGACACCAACTAATTCATCACAaaaatcatcaccaaataaaGTGACTGATCATCAACATGTTGAGAATTGTAATTttacatcaccatcaccatcatcaccctcttcaccatcatcaccatcgaGTGGTATGATTTTGGATGGATTCAATTTGGATGGAAATGGTGGTAGACCTACACCATTAATTATAACACCATCTTCTCCATCATCTATGAGAAAGAATCCACCTGCAATTCCACCAAGATCACCTTCAAGTTTTAGTGGTGGTAGtcctttaaataatattttattaaataatactgAATTAATTTCAGAACCtgtaacaacaacaacaacaacaacaaccaccacttcatcctcatcatcattatcagtaacaacaacaatttcaaatccaAATTATACACAAAAtttaccaacaacaccattatctaatagtagtagtaataataacaataatggaTCATTTATAACATTACAAGAtactacaaataataaatcaattataaataataatagagaaTCACCACCAGAATCACCAATGGGTAGTAGAAAATCATCAGGTAGTTCAAATACAACATCATCTACTACTAATACCActacaccatcatcatcatcattaacaaCATCATCAGGTAAAGAAAGTAGAGATAGAGATagtaaagataaagaaaaagatttaattggtagtggtaataataataataataataataataataataataataataataataataataaagttgaaaaagaaaaagagaattaTTGTAAATTTTTAGACGCTgtaaatagttttaatatggttggtaataatggtgtattatttaatggtgaAGCCAATAGGAATATGAAGTTAACCAATGCACAAGAGGAGAAATGTAAGATTTTAGataattatttcaatcattattatcaagagttatttaaatatcttcATCAAAGACATAGAAGAATTAAGACCATTGAGGATTTCACTGTTGAATCTAGAATGGATAGACAGGGTGCAGAACAATGGATGAAGAAACAATTTGAAAAGGAGACTAATTTCCTTAGGAATAAAAGAGCCGgtatgaaattaaaagaatttaaaatactaACTCAAATTGGTAAAGGCGGGTTTGGTCAAGTGTTTTTAGCACAGAAAAAAGATACCGGTGATATTGTAACATTAAAGAGATTAAAGAAACAGACAGTGGAATGGGCCAATCAAAGAAATCAAGTCTCTCAAGAAAAGAGTGTAATGCTGGTAGATAATAAATGGATCACCAAATTGTTGTATAGTTTTCAAGATGCAAATTATCTCTACTTGGCTATGGAGTATCATTGTGGTGGCGATTTTAGAGCATTGTTAAATAATTTAGGTACACTCTCTGAGGATGAGGCCAGATTCTACATGATTGAAATGATAGAGGCAATCTCTTCACTTCACGAGATGGGTATAGTTCATAGGGATTGCAAGCCTTCCAATTTCGTATTGGACAAGTTGGGTCATATCAAGTTAATCGATTTCGGTCTATCCAAGGAAGGTATTGAAAAGAGAAATGGTTGGAATAAGGCTACGATGAATGAATTGAGAAAGAGTTGTCTAAGTGCCTCTTTCACTTCGAATACAATGAAAGCAGCCTCTGCCTATCTATCAGGTGGCACCAATGTTATGGCATATCGTCGTCCAATTGCACATTCTGCTGTTGGCTCACCGGAATATATGTCACCCGAGATTGTCAATGATCAAGGCTACGATATGACTTGTGACTATTGGTCGTTGGGTTGTGTTTTCGTCGAGATGCTTTGTGGCTTCAATCCATTCTGTGCAGATACACCAAATGACGTTTTCATCAATATTCTACGTTGGAAGGAAACTTTGGATTGGCCATTATTCACTCAAGAACTTTCGGTGGAGGCAGCTGATCTACTAAAGAATATGTTGATGGAGCAACCCCATCGTTTAGGTGGTAAAGGGAAACAAGACTTTAAGAACCATCCtttctttaaaaatcatAATTGGGATGAAATCGTAAATGGTCAAGTGAAACCACCATTCGTACCAAAGGTTGAGAGTGATATAGATACCTCTTACTTTGAAGATGCCGTTAATAATGATTCCTCAACTTGGGATATCGATGATAACGATTGTGGGGGTtatggtagtggtggttatggtggtggtggtccTCAAGCTAGAGATCctttcaataatttaaaaatacccTTTTTCACCTATAGAAAATCTTCCGCCCTTAGTTTAAGTATGAGTTCAGAAATTGCTCAAAGtttaaattataacaatGGTAATACTTATTCAAACTAtactagtaataataataataataatcttcataataatcaaattcacgaaa AAAATGGTAATAGTGGATATAATCATTTTCACTTTGATTCAAtagaacaacaaaatcaatatcaactTTCATTGTTATCACCAAATTCATCCGATAAATCGATAGGCATGAttcaatatattaaaaagtttagatatcaacaattacaacaacaattacaacaacactttcaacaacaaaatcatttacaacaattaaaatcaaatcataGAAAATCACCAACTAGacaattaatttcttcacTTTTATATAAAGGTGATGATAAAACTtcaattttacaaaattattcCTCACAATCACAACCATCTCTAGCTAATCAAttacaatcatcatcatcatcaccatcgcCTTCTTTACAgtcacaatcacaatcaccCTCTTTACAATCATCTTCAAAATCAACTCCAAATCTATCCTCTTCTTTATTAGAAAATCCTGTAAAAGAAGAATTAGAATATAAAAACCAAACTGAAAATGaagttgaaattaaaaaagaaaacgaAAGTGAGgaaattcaatcattaagagatcaattaaaagaaattataatttatgaAGATTATGACCAAGAATATAGtatatag
- a CDS encoding CHCH domain-containing protein, with the protein MESFTRAELVAQRDGVWAVCGEVFEAYEKCRMEKGSDPELCLRESTAVVGCSQKVMREIVKNCQKELNESVKCIEENNMRTIPCEEENKAFNECFDKLVAPKFL; encoded by the exons atGGAATCATTCACAAGAGCAGAATTAGTAGCACAAAGAGATGGCGTTTGGGCTGTTTGTGGTGAAGTTTTTGAAGCCTATGAAAAATGTAGAATGGAAAAAGGTAGTGATCCAGAACTTTGTTTAAGAGAATCAACTGCAGTTGTTGGATGTTCACAAAAAgt AATGAGAGAAATTGTCAAAAATTgtcaaaaagaattaaacgAATCAGTTAAATGTAtagaagaaaataatatgaGAACAATTCCTTGCGAAGAAGAGAATAAAGCATTCAACGAGTGTTTCGATAAACTTGTTGCTCCAAAATTCCTTTAA
- a CDS encoding EGF-like domain-containing protein, translating into MRKLSSFILKINVLLVLFISIASSTFTTQQINALNTISSQCGFQWTSLECGATSTSIFLANSIKCDENGDINRIDIDAVSDCGLNNVFDAFPALKILYLHNVDVKNVPITIYQHPVLEQFQSISTYNFKITTDNGLNDWTKMVSLKYLHIQPVVGTMPLLPTSLQNFYYHSDDTAATQARFPFEIFTPNLLTFYLQLQVAPISSVSLQSTLFKNSTSLQTFLLYCNGYSISFSVFYKLPSTLTTLQLFLLNFGANKTMPRIGEVSWDSLQTVTLNNLAIIGTIDPEFFYLPNLRIWYSQNNPNLIGSFTSEFGSRSKLTQLFISNTAFTGALPNDILAGGLNFLDITSTNIGGAAGGELPSSFYCLPKSVFLSTSTSFRILYDQAKFGPMGTCSPTIASITTPISSLDFSIQIRGTMLGAFIPFISISMENVNGAVPLNCQVQQFGTLISCSNPFIYGQGTLTLNVLNDVTPAPSSSISFKYNAPSIASITPVPTIGGTATIYGTNFWIATRTTTDSNNYVRLINKKGTEIECTNVKVINAYQTLTCDLPSGIDGGIFVVSVSGQDNRNQAFTFLYSPPLIKSTSTKLIPTKLESIVTIFGSNFWNDTSMVQVLVQGSIDCPVQSVNHTILTCKFPKTPFILPAGQLDVSVTVNKLSYGAISNLLTMMDPSFCPNNCGSNGYCDGDVGMCICNSNFTGADCSLSTIVSKFEFGENNATITMTPQLNDDAKTTSSMKLYLVSIIENQNEILIDQWKSIPIDQYTTLYQWYGANQKNINVTIRQNQISSSDQFISFPLNSLTYRVDYYSGSSLTVNNPQFLFEFDQYPKECQNLPIIFGNPTGSSVDTRFFTLNTYNVEYFGRFPKVAIVNGQSGNGGVTSNSVGISGLFNKMVTKVNAYDCQSASFELDLTAYSTAVVREPSINSCTSQDGSQNGNTDNKKSENGWKIGVGIGVGIGGAALIVSAFFITRQRVKLSKTQTLLEKKLKEINNNL; encoded by the exons atgagaaaGCTCtcatcttttattttaaagataaatgTATTATTGGTACTTTTTATATCAATTGCTTCATCCACATTTACAACCCAACAAA ttaatGCTTTGAATACTATTTCAAGTCAGTGTGGATTTCAATGGACATCATTAGAATGTGGTGCAACTTCCACATCAATCTTTTTAGCAAACAGTATTAAATGTGACGAAAATGGTGATATTAATAgaat tgatATTGATGCAGTATCAGATTGTGGTTTAAATAATGTATTTGATGCATTTCCAgctttgaaaattttatacTTACATAATGTTGATGTTAAAAATGTACCTATTACAATTTATCAACATCCAGTTTTAGAACAATT tcaatcaatttcaacatacaattttaaaattaccactGATAATGGACTAAATGATTGGACCAAAATGGtatctttaaaatatttacataTTCAACCAGTTGTGGGAACAATGCCTTTATTACCAACTTCTCTTCAAAATTT TTATTACCATTCCGATGATACAGCAGCTACACAAGCAAGATTTCCATTTGAAATCTTTACCccaaatttattaacatt ttatttacaattacaaGTTGCACCAATTAGTTCAGTATCACTTCAAtcaacattatttaaaaattcaacaagtttacaaacatttttattatattgtaATGGTTATTCAATTAGTTTTAGtgtattttataaattaccaTCAACATTAACAACacttcaattatttttattaaattttggaGCCAATAAGACAATGCCAAGAATTGGAGAGGTTAGTTGGGATTCATTACAAACTGTTACACTTAATAATTTAGCTATTATTGGTACTATAGATCCAGAGTTTTTCtatttaccaaatttaaGAATTTGGTATTCacaaaataatccaaatttaattggttcaTTTACATCAGAATTTGGATCACGTTCTAAATTGACTCAACTTTTCATTTCAAATACAGCATTCACAGGTGCATTGCCAAATGATATTTTAGCTGGTGGTTTAAACTTTTTAGATATAACTTCAACTAATATCGGAGGTGCTGCTGGTGGTGaattaccatcatcattttaTTGTTTACCAAAATCAGTTTTCTTAAGTACATCAACAAgttttagaattttataTGATCAGGCTAAATTTGGACCAATGGGAACTTGTTCACCAACAATTGCAAGTATTACAACACCAATTAGTTCATTGGATTTTAGTATTCAAATCAGAGGTACAATGTTAGGTGCATTCATTCCTTTCATTAGTATTTCAATGGAGAATGTAAATGGTGCTGTACCATTGAATTGTCAAGTTCAACAATTTGGCACTTTAATATCATGTAGTAATCCATTCATATATGGTCAAGGTACTTTAACATTGAATGTATTAAATGATGTAACTCCTGCACCATcatcttcaatttcatttaaatataatgcACCAAGTATTGCTTCCATTACACCTGTGCCAACAATTGGTGGTACCGCTACAATTTATGGTACAAACTTTTGGATTGCAACTAGAACCACCACTGATTCAAATAACTATGTTAGattaatcaataaaaaaggCACAGAAATTGAATGCACAAAtgtaaaagtaataaatgCTTATCAAACTTTAACATGTGATTTACCAAGTGGTATTGATGGTGGTATATTTGTTGTTAGTGTCAGTGGTCAAGATAATAGAAATCAAGCTTTTACATTCTTATATTCACcaccattaattaaaagtaCATCAACTAAATTAATTCCAACAAAACTTGAATCAATAGTTACCATTTTTGGTTCAAATTTTTGGAATGATACTTCAATGGTACAAGTATTGGTACAGGGTTCTATCGATTGTCCAGTTCAATCAGTAAATCATACAATTTTAACATGTAAATTCCCAAAAACACCATTTATTTTACCAGCTGGTCAATTGGATGTTTCAGTCActgttaataaattatcatatggtgcaatttcaaatttattaacaatGATGGATCCATCATTTTGTCCAAATAATTGTGGTAGTAATGGTTATtgtgatggtgatgttggAATGTGTATTTGTAATAGTAATTTCACTGGTGCAGATTGTTCACTATCTACCATTGTatcaaaatttgaatttggtgaaaATAATGCAACTATAACAATGACACCacaattaaatgatgatgCAAAAACCACATCTtcaatgaaattatatttagtttcaataattgaaaatcaaaatgaaattttaattgatcaatGGAAATCAATTCCAATCGATCAATATACAACTTTATATCAATGGTATGGAGCCAATCAAAAGAATATAAATGTTACAATTAgacaaaatcaaattagtTCAAGTGatcaatttatttcattCCCATTGAATAGTTTAACATATAGAGTAGATTATTATTCTGGAAGTTCATTAACTGTTAATAATcctcaatttttatttgaatttgatcaaTATCCAAAAGAATGTCAAAATCTTCCAATTATTTTTGGTAATCCAACTGGTTCATCAGTGGATACTCGTTTCTTTACTTTAAATACTTACAATGTTGAATATTTTGGTAGATTTCCAAAAGTTGCAATTGTAAATGGTCAaagtggtaatggtggtgtaACTTCAAATTCAGTTGGTATTTCTGGTTTATTCAATAAAATGGTAACTAAAGTAAACGCATACGATTGTCAAAGTGCTAGTTTTGAATTAGATTTAACTGCTTATTCAACTGCTGTAGTTCGTGAACCATCAATCAATAGTTGTACCTCACAGGACGGTTCTCAAAATGGAAAtactgataataaaaaatctgaaAATGGTTGGAAAATTGGTGTTGGTATTGGTGTAGGTATTGGTGGTGCTGCTTTAATAGTTTCAGCTTTCTTTATTACCAGACAAAGAGTGAAATTAAGTAAAACTCAAACTTTATTagagaaaaaattaaaagaaattaataataatttataa
- a CDS encoding HesB/YadR/YfhF domain-containing protein, with protein MIRSIFKKNSSLPYFLKRSFITKPHSIITPIINNNNHNNNNINTPIKNIQSFNFKFFTTTTTSNPIHQQTTTTTTTTPSTEQQQLSKEAEEINENITKYNITLTDSCVKELNSVQKKSDSTDIFLRVMVDMGGCSGYQYIIKVENKLQDDDVLFIRNGAKVIIDKISLEMMEGSIIDYETALMRSSFVVASNPNTIKSCGCKISFELKK; from the exons atgataagatcaatttttaaaaaaaattcatcattACCATATTTCCTTAAAAGGAGTTTTATTACAAAACCACATAGTATAATAACACcaattattaacaataataatcataataataataatatcaacacaccaataaaaaatatacaaagtttcaattttaaattttttacaacaactacaacatcaAACCCAATACATCAAcaaacaactacaacaactacaacaacaccatcaactgaacaacaacaactatcAAAAGAAGCagaagaaattaatgaaaatatcacaaaatataatataactTTAACAGATAGTTGCGTTAAGGAATTAAATAGTGTACAAAAGAAATCAGACTCAACTGATATTTTCCTTAGAGTAATGGTAGATATGGGTGGTTGTAGTGGTTatcaatatataataaaggttgaaaataaattacaagATGATGATGT attaTTTATTAGGAATGGGGCTAAAGTAATTATagataaaatttcattagaAATGATGGAAGGTTCAATCATTGATTATGAAACAGCATTAATGAGAAGTTCTTTTGTTGTTGCCTCAAACCCAAATACAATAAAATCATGTGGTtgtaaaatttcatttgaattaaagaaataa